In a single window of the Desulfovibrio sp. X2 genome:
- a CDS encoding sigma-54-dependent Fis family transcriptional regulator, with the protein MKSQVGALELKVLCEIARIIGQAHDLDRTLESVLRILSETLSMKRATLTLLDETGQLSIRASYGLTAEERQRGVYRLDEGVTGHIFQTAKPFIVPDVSKEPLFLDKTRSRSLERGRISFIGVPIRIKGQPAGVLNVDRLFEDEVSFEEDVNFLSVVSTLISQFIQLSRHFEERELTLKKEISLLRSKLSASYQRFFIVGKSQPMERVRQMIEKVSPTKATVLLLGESGTGKTLTARIIHELSERHAQPFIKVNCAALPETLLESELFGHEKGAFTGATAPKPGRFEEADGGTIFLDEIGELTLAVQSKLLRVIQEKEFERLGATKTRRVDVRIIAATNKDLAEEVRRGQFREDLFYRLNVFPIRVPALRERPEDIPALLNHFLETMEKEYSRRLVFTPKALDSLMRYDWPGNVREMENLVERLSIMVEGEQIDVEDIPSQFFIGARPPASPEEHASLVDIEKREVLSALERHRWIQSRAAKELGITLRQMGYRIKKFSLEALVQERRSRIRGDK; encoded by the coding sequence ATGAAATCCCAGGTCGGCGCACTCGAACTCAAAGTCCTCTGCGAAATAGCCCGGATCATCGGACAGGCCCATGATCTCGACCGCACGCTGGAAAGCGTGCTGCGCATCCTGTCCGAGACCCTGTCCATGAAGCGGGCAACCCTGACCCTGCTCGACGAGACGGGCCAGCTCTCCATCCGCGCCTCCTACGGCCTCACGGCCGAAGAGCGGCAGCGCGGCGTCTACCGTCTGGACGAGGGCGTCACCGGCCACATCTTCCAGACCGCCAAGCCCTTCATCGTGCCCGACGTCTCCAAGGAGCCGCTGTTCCTGGACAAGACGCGCTCGCGCTCGCTCGAGCGCGGCCGCATCTCCTTCATCGGCGTGCCCATCCGCATCAAGGGGCAGCCCGCGGGCGTGCTCAACGTGGACCGCCTGTTCGAGGACGAGGTCTCCTTCGAGGAGGACGTCAACTTCCTCTCCGTGGTCTCCACCCTCATCTCCCAGTTCATCCAGCTGAGCCGCCATTTCGAGGAACGCGAGCTGACCCTGAAGAAGGAGATCTCGCTGCTGCGCTCCAAGCTCTCGGCCAGCTACCAGCGCTTCTTCATCGTGGGCAAGAGCCAGCCCATGGAGCGCGTGCGCCAGATGATCGAGAAGGTCTCGCCCACCAAGGCCACGGTCCTGCTGCTCGGCGAGTCCGGCACGGGCAAGACCCTCACCGCGCGCATCATCCACGAGCTCTCCGAGCGCCACGCCCAGCCCTTCATCAAGGTCAACTGCGCGGCCCTGCCCGAGACGCTCCTCGAATCCGAGCTCTTCGGCCACGAGAAGGGCGCCTTCACGGGCGCCACGGCCCCCAAGCCCGGCCGCTTCGAGGAGGCGGACGGCGGCACCATCTTCCTCGACGAGATCGGCGAGCTGACCCTGGCCGTGCAGTCGAAGCTGCTGCGCGTCATCCAGGAGAAGGAGTTCGAGCGGCTCGGCGCCACCAAGACGCGCCGCGTGGACGTGCGCATCATCGCGGCCACGAACAAGGACCTGGCCGAGGAGGTCAGGCGCGGCCAGTTCCGCGAGGACCTCTTCTACCGCCTGAACGTCTTTCCCATCCGCGTGCCCGCCCTGCGCGAGCGGCCCGAGGACATCCCGGCGCTGCTCAACCACTTCCTGGAGACCATGGAGAAGGAATACTCCCGCCGCCTGGTCTTCACGCCCAAGGCGCTGGACTCCCTCATGCGCTACGACTGGCCCGGCAACGTGCGCGAGATGGAGAACCTGGTGGAGCGGCTGTCCATCATGGTCGAGGGCGAGCAGATCGACGTGGAGGACATCCCCTCGCAGTTCTTCATCGGCGCGCGGCCCCCGGCCTCGCCCGAGGAGCACGCGAGCCTCGTGGACATCGAGAAGCGCGAGGTCCTCTCCGCGCTCGAGCGCCATCGCTGGATCCAGTCCCGCGCGGCCAAGGAGCTCGGCATCACGCTGCGCCAGATGGGCTACCGCATCAAGAAGTTCAGCCTGGAAGCCCTGGTCCAGGAGCGCCGCTCCAGGATTCGCGGCGACAAGTAG
- a CDS encoding substrate-binding domain-containing protein: MSEKQGGGLSRRAFLTGGAAAAAALAVRAAGEPGGPYAGQGLQVWSCGGLAEGFMPANAAYEAESGCAVSYTGAFAAALGKSLLGGATTEVFAPRVLDLARKLKSVGKMLHYQPLCFTSYVLVTPKGNPAGIGSVHDLARPGLRTMLSPDSSPPGGAASMALLKKAGVVEGAKKNAIFLGSCVQHDVSEVAAGRADAAVVEKRITRLPRYRDAFEIIPIPEEYFPAPPVPFSIGVMKFAKNRELAEDFVRFITSEAGQSHFEAAGFVPALSDEGRRLAKKYGAYDG; this comes from the coding sequence ATGAGCGAGAAGCAAGGCGGGGGCCTCAGCAGGCGCGCCTTCCTCACCGGCGGCGCGGCGGCCGCAGCGGCCCTGGCCGTGCGGGCGGCGGGGGAGCCGGGCGGCCCCTATGCGGGGCAGGGCCTGCAGGTCTGGTCCTGCGGCGGCCTGGCCGAGGGCTTCATGCCCGCCAACGCGGCCTACGAGGCCGAGAGCGGCTGCGCGGTCAGCTACACCGGCGCCTTCGCCGCGGCGCTCGGCAAGTCGCTCCTGGGCGGGGCCACCACCGAGGTCTTCGCCCCGCGCGTGCTCGACCTCGCCCGCAAGCTCAAGTCCGTGGGCAAGATGCTCCACTACCAGCCCCTGTGCTTCACGAGCTACGTGCTGGTCACGCCGAAGGGCAATCCGGCGGGCATCGGGTCGGTCCACGACCTCGCGCGGCCGGGCCTTCGCACCATGCTCTCGCCCGACTCCTCGCCTCCGGGCGGCGCGGCCTCCATGGCGCTGCTCAAGAAGGCCGGGGTCGTTGAGGGCGCCAAGAAGAACGCCATATTCCTCGGCTCCTGCGTGCAGCACGACGTGTCCGAGGTGGCCGCTGGGCGGGCCGACGCCGCCGTCGTCGAGAAGCGCATCACGCGGCTGCCGCGCTACCGGGACGCCTTCGAGATCATTCCCATCCCCGAGGAATATTTCCCGGCCCCGCCCGTGCCCTTCTCCATCGGGGTCATGAAGTTCGCCAAGAACCGCGAGCTGGCCGAGGACTTCGTCCGCTTCATCACCTCGGAGGCGGGCCAGTCCCACTTCGAGGCGGCCGGGTTCGTGCCCGCGCTCTCCGACGAGGGCAGGCGTCTGGCGAAGAAATACGGAGCGTACGATGGCTAG
- a CDS encoding 4Fe-4S binding protein translates to MASAARTLQWKRRIIQAASLFVIGEFSYFGIFRCPFAVPYVSCPNCPVVQCPGRKLWLTAWIGILASALFFGRAFCGYACPGGMVAELFDRVSPFTRSIGRRVSKGFDRVLRNAKYVAAAAALYLFLGLHNPRWAVPIRTGEFFQATALTFHHAFTPWLFRTGTVLGALALGLLVPYFWCRYLCPTGGILDVFGRFAPARHRMTADCTDCGKCERSCGMATRPSEPNCTNCGACVSDCPANAIRFGLGGGGGTSADEENAPEKQA, encoded by the coding sequence ATGGCTAGCGCCGCCCGGACCCTGCAATGGAAGCGGCGGATCATCCAGGCCGCCTCGCTCTTCGTCATCGGCGAGTTCTCCTACTTCGGCATCTTCCGCTGCCCCTTCGCCGTGCCCTACGTGAGCTGCCCCAACTGCCCCGTGGTGCAGTGCCCGGGCCGCAAGCTGTGGCTCACGGCCTGGATCGGCATCCTGGCCTCGGCGCTGTTCTTCGGCCGGGCGTTCTGCGGCTACGCCTGCCCCGGCGGCATGGTCGCGGAGCTCTTCGACCGCGTCTCGCCCTTCACCAGGAGCATCGGCCGCCGCGTGTCCAAGGGTTTCGACCGCGTCCTGCGCAACGCCAAGTACGTGGCCGCGGCCGCGGCGCTCTACCTCTTCCTCGGCCTGCACAACCCGCGCTGGGCCGTGCCCATCCGCACCGGCGAGTTCTTCCAGGCCACGGCGCTCACCTTCCACCACGCCTTCACGCCCTGGCTCTTCCGCACCGGGACCGTGCTCGGCGCCCTGGCGCTCGGGCTCCTCGTGCCCTACTTCTGGTGCCGCTACCTCTGCCCCACGGGCGGCATCCTGGACGTCTTCGGCCGCTTCGCCCCGGCCCGCCACCGCATGACCGCGGACTGCACGGACTGCGGCAAGTGCGAAAGATCCTGCGGCATGGCGACGCGGCCCTCCGAGCCCAACTGCACGAACTGCGGCGCCTGCGTCTCCGACTGCCCGGCGAACGCCATCCGCTTCGGCCTCGGCGGCGGCGGCGGAACATCCGCGGACGAGGAGAACGCGCCGGAAAAACAGGCCTAG
- the glmU gene encoding bifunctional UDP-N-acetylglucosamine diphosphorylase/glucosamine-1-phosphate N-acetyltransferase GlmU encodes MNEATCALVLAAGKGTRMHARDLPKVMMPILGEPMLWYVQRALTPSFAEHVYTVVGFGADRVAEAFPESTERFVHQEEQLGTGHALVTAWPRLKAAGYRYVVVVNGDTPLLRGASVDRLVEEATARKAALAFLSVEAPEPNAFGRVLRDADGRVSAIIEAKDYDPEKHGPAPREVNAGLYFLDMQFVEPLLGWLGNTNAAREYYITDLVELAIADNNLVLAVNCGEDPTLMGINTPLELSDAEELLRAEIAHQHLNHGVRLHNPAGCRIGPRVTIKPGAQITGPCELMGETVIDQDVVVDAFCHVMESWLSQGAQVRHFSHLEKAEVGPGCVVGPYARLRPGAILEEKAKVGNFVEMKKAVLGKGSKASHLTYLGDAEIGEGVNIGAGTITCNYDGVRKHKTVIGNGAFIGSNTALVAPVTVGAGALVGAGSTITKDVAQGSLALTRAEQRQLPRRK; translated from the coding sequence ATGAACGAAGCCACCTGCGCGCTGGTCCTTGCCGCCGGCAAGGGAACGCGCATGCACGCACGCGACCTGCCCAAGGTCATGATGCCCATCCTGGGCGAGCCCATGCTCTGGTACGTGCAGCGTGCCCTCACCCCGTCCTTCGCGGAACACGTCTACACCGTGGTCGGCTTCGGCGCGGACCGCGTGGCCGAGGCCTTTCCCGAGTCCACCGAACGCTTCGTGCACCAGGAGGAGCAGCTGGGCACGGGCCATGCGCTCGTGACCGCCTGGCCGCGCCTCAAGGCGGCAGGCTACCGCTACGTGGTCGTGGTCAACGGCGACACGCCGCTCTTGCGCGGCGCCTCCGTGGACCGGCTGGTAGAGGAGGCCACCGCCAGGAAGGCCGCCCTGGCCTTCCTCTCGGTCGAGGCGCCCGAGCCCAATGCCTTCGGCCGCGTGCTGCGCGACGCGGACGGCCGGGTGAGCGCGATCATCGAGGCCAAGGACTACGATCCGGAGAAGCACGGCCCGGCCCCGCGCGAGGTCAACGCGGGCCTCTATTTCCTGGACATGCAGTTCGTCGAGCCGCTGCTCGGCTGGCTCGGCAACACGAACGCGGCGCGTGAATATTACATCACGGACCTCGTGGAGCTGGCCATCGCGGACAACAACCTCGTGCTCGCGGTCAACTGCGGCGAGGACCCCACGCTCATGGGCATCAACACGCCGCTCGAGCTCTCGGACGCCGAGGAGCTCTTGCGCGCCGAGATCGCCCACCAGCACCTGAACCACGGCGTGCGGCTGCACAATCCAGCCGGGTGCCGCATCGGCCCCCGCGTGACCATCAAGCCGGGTGCGCAGATCACGGGCCCGTGCGAACTCATGGGTGAGACGGTGATCGACCAGGACGTGGTCGTGGACGCATTCTGCCACGTCATGGAATCCTGGCTCAGCCAGGGCGCGCAGGTGCGCCACTTCTCCCACCTGGAGAAAGCCGAGGTGGGCCCGGGCTGCGTGGTCGGCCCCTACGCGCGGCTCCGCCCCGGCGCCATCCTCGAGGAGAAGGCCAAGGTCGGCAACTTCGTGGAGATGAAGAAGGCCGTGCTCGGCAAGGGGTCCAAGGCCAGCCACCTGACCTACCTCGGCGACGCCGAGATAGGCGAGGGGGTGAACATCGGCGCGGGCACCATCACCTGCAACTACGACGGCGTGCGCAAGCACAAGACGGTCATCGGGAACGGGGCCTTCATCGGCAGCAACACGGCCCTGGTCGCGCCCGTGACCGTGGGGGCCGGCGCCCTGGTGGGAGCCGGTTCGACCATCACCAAGGACGTTGCGCAAGGCAGCCTCGCCCTGACCAGGGCGGAGCAGCGGCAATTGCCGCGGCGCAAATAA
- a CDS encoding cell division protein ZapA, with amino-acid sequence MPQYTLSVLGLEIRFKTDADEARVDAAKSHLEELFNQISQSGKNINKEILLTVLALSLADDYLQTKSELREIEAKLGSLLKIK; translated from the coding sequence ATGCCTCAATACACGTTAAGTGTGCTCGGACTGGAGATACGCTTCAAGACGGATGCGGACGAGGCTCGTGTGGATGCAGCCAAGTCCCATCTGGAAGAACTGTTCAACCAGATCAGCCAGAGCGGGAAGAACATCAATAAGGAGATCCTGCTTACGGTATTGGCCTTGAGCTTGGCCGACGACTACCTGCAGACCAAAAGCGAACTGCGGGAGATCGAAGCGAAATTGGGCTCGCTTTTGAAGATAAAATAA
- the rny gene encoding ribonuclease Y, whose protein sequence is MSPSTIIIITLVIGLIGGAAAGYILHRIIEAKRLAEAKDLALRILEEARKEAQVTKEDVIIQGQKELLKEKKEQEREAKERENSLKAKEQKLAAKEERLEGKLETLAQKESSVIELEKRLTKSERELEDREEVLGKREEEHERRLEEIAGLTAEEAKQRLLQEIESRTRHESAKMIRSIEMEAKEIADKKAKEVIALAINRYAGDFVAEQTVTAVTLPSEEMKGRIIGREGRNIRALEAATGVDLIIDDTPETVILSAYSPLRREIAKQSLERLITDGRIHPARIEDIVAKVEKEMEVKLRQIGEQATFDVGVHGIHPDLVRLLGQLQYRTSYSQNVLQHSLEVAFLCGVMAAELGLDEKRAKRAGLLHDIGKAVDHEIEGPHAVIGADLAKKYTEHRDIVNAIAAHHEDQPAETIMAILVQAADALSGARPGARKELLQNYVKRLEDLENIARDFDGVTKAYAIQAGREIRVMVEPDRVPDERTYLLCKDIAKKIEDNLTYPGQIKVTVIREKRASEFAK, encoded by the coding sequence ATGAGCCCTTCCACGATCATCATCATCACACTCGTCATCGGACTCATCGGCGGCGCTGCGGCCGGGTACATCCTGCACCGCATCATCGAGGCCAAGCGCCTCGCCGAGGCCAAGGACCTCGCCCTGCGCATCCTCGAGGAGGCGCGCAAGGAGGCCCAGGTCACCAAGGAAGACGTCATCATCCAGGGGCAGAAGGAACTTCTCAAGGAAAAGAAGGAGCAGGAGCGGGAGGCCAAGGAGCGCGAGAACTCGCTCAAGGCCAAGGAGCAGAAGCTCGCGGCCAAGGAGGAGCGGCTCGAGGGCAAGCTCGAGACCCTGGCGCAGAAGGAAAGCAGCGTCATCGAGCTCGAGAAGCGGCTGACAAAGTCCGAGCGCGAGCTCGAGGACCGCGAGGAGGTCCTGGGCAAGCGCGAGGAAGAGCACGAGCGCAGGCTCGAGGAGATCGCCGGGCTGACCGCCGAGGAGGCCAAGCAGCGCCTGCTCCAGGAGATCGAGTCGCGCACCCGCCACGAATCCGCCAAGATGATCCGCTCCATCGAGATGGAGGCCAAGGAGATCGCGGACAAGAAGGCCAAGGAGGTCATCGCCCTGGCCATCAACCGCTACGCGGGCGACTTCGTGGCCGAGCAGACCGTGACCGCCGTGACGCTTCCCTCCGAGGAGATGAAAGGCCGCATCATCGGCCGCGAGGGGCGCAACATCCGCGCCCTGGAGGCGGCCACCGGCGTGGACCTGATCATCGACGACACGCCCGAGACCGTCATCCTCTCGGCCTATTCCCCCCTGCGCCGCGAGATCGCCAAGCAGTCGCTCGAGCGGCTCATCACCGACGGCCGCATCCATCCTGCGCGCATCGAGGACATCGTGGCCAAGGTCGAGAAGGAGATGGAGGTCAAGCTGCGCCAGATCGGCGAGCAGGCCACCTTCGACGTCGGCGTGCACGGCATCCATCCCGACCTCGTGCGCCTGCTCGGCCAGCTGCAGTACCGCACCAGCTACTCCCAGAACGTGCTCCAGCACTCGCTCGAGGTGGCCTTCCTGTGCGGCGTCATGGCCGCGGAGCTCGGCCTGGACGAGAAGCGCGCCAAGCGCGCGGGCCTGCTGCACGACATCGGCAAGGCCGTGGACCACGAGATCGAGGGTCCGCATGCCGTCATCGGCGCCGACCTGGCCAAGAAGTACACCGAGCACCGCGATATCGTGAACGCCATCGCCGCGCACCACGAGGACCAGCCCGCCGAGACCATCATGGCCATCCTGGTGCAGGCCGCGGACGCCCTCTCCGGCGCCCGGCCCGGCGCGCGCAAGGAGCTCCTGCAGAACTACGTCAAGCGCCTGGAGGACCTGGAGAACATCGCCCGCGACTTCGACGGCGTGACCAAGGCCTACGCCATCCAGGCCGGTCGCGAGATCCGCGTCATGGTCGAGCCGGACCGCGTGCCGGACGAGCGCACCTACCTCCTGTGCAAGGACATCGCGAAAAAGATCGAGGACAACCTGACCTATCCCGGCCAGATCAAGGTCACGGTCATCCGCGAGAAACGGGCCTCCGAGTTCGCCAAGTAG
- a CDS encoding ABC transporter substrate-binding protein, whose translation MKATTSPRFARITRRAAFTAFAFALAGLACSLASAAAHGETNVLRVLYMERPPFYRTEGERAGGLLVDITRSVLEEAGITPEFESMPSKRILEELQHPGKAVCSVGWFKTAQREAWAKFSLPIYRNRPLVALVRRSDLPLFQDRHSLASLFADKKLILGRLEGFSFGESVDALLDEGSPAVYSLAGTQRQLVRMLAAGRIDYMLVSPEEVATLLADAGLAPSRFSVLGLRDAPSGNLRYLMCSKAVPDAELRRINDVLARRAMPREP comes from the coding sequence ATGAAGGCCACGACTTCCCCGCGGTTCGCCCGCATCACACGCCGAGCAGCCTTCACCGCGTTCGCGTTCGCGCTCGCCGGCCTCGCCTGCTCCCTGGCTTCCGCAGCCGCCCACGGTGAGACGAACGTCCTGCGCGTCCTCTACATGGAGAGGCCGCCCTTCTACCGCACCGAGGGCGAGCGCGCGGGCGGCCTGCTCGTGGACATCACCCGCTCCGTGCTCGAGGAGGCGGGCATCACGCCCGAGTTCGAATCCATGCCCTCCAAGCGCATCCTCGAGGAGCTGCAGCACCCGGGCAAGGCCGTCTGCTCCGTGGGCTGGTTCAAGACGGCGCAGCGAGAGGCCTGGGCCAAGTTCAGCCTGCCCATCTACCGCAACCGCCCCCTGGTCGCCCTGGTGCGGCGAAGCGACCTCCCGCTCTTCCAGGACCGGCACTCCCTGGCCTCCCTGTTCGCCGACAAGAAGCTGATCCTCGGCCGTCTCGAAGGATTCTCCTTCGGCGAAAGTGTGGACGCTCTCCTGGACGAAGGCTCGCCTGCGGTCTACAGCCTCGCGGGCACGCAGCGCCAGCTCGTGCGCATGCTGGCCGCGGGGCGCATCGACTACATGCTCGTCTCCCCGGAGGAGGTCGCGACCCTGCTCGCGGACGCCGGGCTCGCGCCCTCCCGCTTCAGCGTGCTGGGACTGCGCGACGCGCCTTCCGGCAACCTCCGCTACCTGATGTGCTCCAAGGCCGTGCCCGACGCCGAGCTGCGGCGCATCAACGACGTGCTGGCCAGGCGGGCCATGCCGCGGGAGCCTTGA
- a CDS encoding sensor histidine kinase codes for MAARSFLGRSLSRDLSLSLALVVSLVAAAALVLLFASTQKQAEEENEARADSYLTFLQETLRIPMWELNDQAIDEIGRTFAHNEFVEGITIRDADGRVLFSAAHGKGHGVIRRAEITHDGTTIGRVILELNIDAQKAARRTLLLNFAGASLLAVLVLVGVTGILLRVLLRRPFHTLDGLISEYAAGRYDALPPAIPYEEFHPITALLVQMGQTIQSQMERLSEAEQAYRSIFENASEGLARLTPGGRFLSINPAGADILGFDCPEALLARENLHSTDFYADLSAQKMLQDALRTNGEAHGVVAITTARGESRWIEVHARAMPGAGGGHEITETVIIDVTERHHAEMRLAKSLSEKDILLKEIHHRVKNNLQIVSSLLYLQSQGIDDKALRDLFLESQGRIASMALVHEEMYQTHNLSGVDLGEYAKKLVVRLLSTYGKSGVELTAEVARVPVSLETAIPCALILNELVTNACKHAFSGVNAGSLHLCVAASEETVSLQVRDNGPGLPQDFHPEDASTLGMLLISRLTEQIRGRLETGNAPDGGACFTIAFPLEQKEKTA; via the coding sequence GTGGCGGCACGCAGCTTCCTCGGCCGCTCCCTGTCGCGCGACCTGAGCCTGAGCCTGGCCCTGGTGGTTTCCCTCGTGGCCGCGGCCGCGCTGGTCCTGCTCTTCGCCAGCACCCAGAAGCAGGCCGAGGAGGAGAACGAGGCCCGCGCGGACTCCTACCTGACCTTCCTGCAGGAGACGCTGCGCATCCCCATGTGGGAGCTGAACGACCAGGCCATCGACGAGATCGGCCGGACCTTCGCGCACAACGAGTTCGTCGAGGGCATCACCATCCGGGACGCGGACGGCCGCGTGCTGTTCAGCGCAGCGCACGGCAAGGGCCACGGCGTGATCAGGAGGGCCGAGATCACCCACGACGGCACGACCATCGGCCGCGTGATCCTCGAGCTGAACATCGACGCGCAGAAGGCGGCGCGCCGCACCCTGCTCCTGAACTTCGCAGGCGCATCGCTGCTGGCCGTGCTGGTGCTCGTGGGGGTCACGGGCATCCTCCTGCGCGTGCTGCTGCGACGCCCCTTCCACACCCTGGACGGGCTCATCAGCGAGTACGCCGCGGGCCGCTACGACGCCCTGCCCCCGGCCATCCCCTACGAGGAGTTCCACCCCATCACCGCGCTGCTCGTGCAGATGGGCCAGACCATCCAGAGCCAGATGGAGCGGCTGAGCGAGGCCGAGCAGGCCTACCGTTCCATCTTCGAGAACGCGAGCGAGGGCCTGGCGCGCCTGACGCCGGGAGGCCGCTTCCTGAGCATCAACCCGGCCGGCGCCGACATCCTCGGCTTCGACTGCCCGGAGGCGCTCCTGGCGCGCGAGAACCTCCACAGCACGGACTTCTACGCCGACCTCTCGGCCCAAAAGATGCTCCAGGACGCGCTGCGCACGAACGGCGAGGCCCATGGCGTGGTGGCCATCACCACGGCCCGGGGCGAGAGCCGCTGGATCGAGGTCCACGCCCGGGCCATGCCGGGCGCGGGCGGCGGCCACGAGATCACCGAGACCGTGATCATCGACGTCACGGAACGCCACCATGCCGAGATGCGGCTCGCGAAATCCCTGTCGGAGAAGGACATCCTGCTCAAGGAGATCCACCACCGGGTCAAGAACAACCTGCAGATCGTCTCGAGCCTGCTCTACCTGCAGTCGCAGGGCATCGACGACAAGGCGCTGCGCGACCTCTTCCTGGAGAGCCAGGGGCGCATCGCCTCCATGGCCCTGGTGCACGAGGAGATGTACCAGACGCACAACCTCTCCGGCGTGGACCTCGGGGAATACGCCAAGAAGCTCGTGGTGCGCCTGCTCTCCACCTACGGCAAGAGCGGCGTGGAGCTCACGGCCGAGGTGGCCCGCGTCCCGGTCTCCCTGGAGACGGCCATCCCCTGCGCGCTCATCCTGAACGAGCTGGTGACCAACGCCTGCAAGCACGCCTTCAGCGGCGTGAACGCGGGCTCCCTGCACCTGTGCGTCGCCGCCTCCGAAGAGACGGTCTCCCTGCAGGTCCGGGACAACGGCCCCGGCCTGCCGCAGGACTTCCACCCCGAGGACGCGTCCACCCTGGGCATGCTTCTCATCTCCCGCCTCACGGAGCAGATCAGGGGGCGCCTCGAGACCGGGAACGCGCCCGACGGCGGCGCCTGCTTCACCATCGCCTTCCCGCTCGAGCAGAAAGAGAAGACGGCCTGA